The sequence below is a genomic window from Bosea sp. F3-2.
GAGCTTGTCGAAGGGCGGCTTGGCGTTGTTGGTGGCGAGGATGGTCTCGCCCTCGGTGCGGCCGATCGTGACCTTGAGCTTGGGATCGGCCTTGAGCTGCGGCACCGCCTCGGGCGCCGAGAGATTGGTGTGCGCGTCGACATCGCCGGCCCGAAGTGCGGCGACCTGCGCCTGCGGATCGGACATGAAGCGGAAGATCGCCTTGGCCAGCGCCGGTTTCTCGCCCCAGTAGCCGTCGAAGCGGGCCAATTCGAGACGGTCGCCGCGGTTCCAGCGCACGAACTTGAACGGACCGGTGCCGACCGGATTGGTCTTGTTGTTGGCAGCGCTCGCCGGCGCGACGATCACGGCATCGCCCCAGCTCAGACCGTAGAGGAAATTCGCCGTCGGCTGCTTGAGCTTGATCACCACCGTCGCCGGATCCGGCGTCGCGATCTCGACGATCGGCGCGAAGAGCTGGCGCTGGGCGTTGGTGGAATCCGGCGCGACCGCGCGCTCGAAGGAGAACTTCACCTGCTCGGCGGTGAAGGGCGTGCCGTCATGGAAGGTCGCGCCCTGCCGCAACTTGAAGCGATAGGTGACGTTGTCGGCGGCGATCTCCCAGCTCTCGGCGAGGCAGGGCTGCAGCTTGCCGGCCCGGTCCATCTTCACCAGACCCTCGAAGATGTTCTGCAGCGTCACCTCGCGGATTGCCTGGGCGGCACCCGAGGTCGGATCGAGGGTCGGCGGCTCCAGCGTCTGGGCGATGGTGACGCTATCCTTCGCCTGCGCCAGCGCGACGACGGGAAGCTGCGCCGCCAGCGCTGCCAGCCCCGCCCCAGCCAGGAGTTCACGCCGCGTCGTCATATCCATTGCTCCGATGCCGTTGCGGCGCGAGGATGGCGCGGGAGGCGCGGCGAGCGCAAGCCTGTCCGGTCCGCTTCGGTATGTGCAGAAATCATCGTCATTGCGAGCGCAAGCGAAGCAATCCAGGAGGACTGGGCTGAACGTCTCACCCAGTCCTCCTGGATTGCTTCGTCGCTGACGCTCCTCGCAATGACGGCTTGGTTCGCGAAGCCGTCTGGCTGGCGCACTAGTATACCAGGCGATTGACCCTCATCGCAGCCGGCTCTAGAGATCACGCGACCGATGGAGATGCCCATGCTGCTGCACGACGATCGCCTCTTCCCCGCCGATCCGGTGACGCGCGGCATTGCGCGCCGGCTCTTCGCCACCATCCGCGACCTGCCGATCATCTCGCCGCACGGCCATACCGATCCGCGTTGGTATGCCGAGGACAACGCCTTTCCCGATCCGGCCACGCTCTTCGTCAAGCCGGACCACTACATCTTCCGCATGCTCTATTCGCAGGGCGTCCGGCTCGAAGAGCTCGGCATCGCGCGCAAGGACGGCGGTGAGGTCGAGACCGACCCGCGCAAGATCTGGCGGCTCTTCGCCGATCACTGGCATCTCTTCCGCGGCACGCCGACCCGGCTCTGGTTCGAGCATGCGACCTCGACCGTCTTCGGCGTCAACGAGCGCCTGACGCCCGAGAGCGCCGACCGGATTTACGACAAGATCGCCGCGAAGCTGGACGAGCCGGAGCTTCGGCCCCGCGCCCTGTTCGAACGCTTCAAGATCGAGGCGATCAGCACCACCGAGGGCGCGCTCGACGACCTGAAATGGCACGACATGATCCGCTCGTCCGGCTGGGGCGGTAAGGTCGTGACCGCCTACCGGCCCGACAGCGTCGTCGATCCGGAGTTCGAGGGTTTCGCCGCCAATCTCGAAACATTCGGCGAGCTGACGGGCGAGGATATCGGCAGCTGGGCCGGCTATCTCGCCGCCCATCGCAAGCGGCGCGCCTATTTCAAGGAGCGCGGCGCCACCTCTTCCGACCATGGCCATGCCACGGCGCGCACCGCCAACCTCTCGGATGCCGATGCGGAGAAGCTCTACGCCAAGATCCTCAAGGGCAAGGTCTCCGCGAAGGACGCCGATCTCTTCCGCGGCCAGATGCTGACCGAGATGGCGAAGATGA
It includes:
- a CDS encoding ABC transporter substrate-binding protein, which produces MTTRRELLAGAGLAALAAQLPVVALAQAKDSVTIAQTLEPPTLDPTSGAAQAIREVTLQNIFEGLVKMDRAGKLQPCLAESWEIAADNVTYRFKLRQGATFHDGTPFTAEQVKFSFERAVAPDSTNAQRQLFAPIVEIATPDPATVVIKLKQPTANFLYGLSWGDAVIVAPASAANNKTNPVGTGPFKFVRWNRGDRLELARFDGYWGEKPALAKAIFRFMSDPQAQVAALRAGDVDAHTNLSAPEAVPQLKADPKLKVTIGRTEGETILATNNAKPPFDKLKVRQAIAHALDRKTIALGVYGFDVSLIGSHFSPLHPAYVDLTGTYPYDPAKAKALLAEAGFPNGFSCTLKLPPPSYARRSGEIVAALLAQIGINASIEPLEFPQWLERVFRNKDYDLSIIAHTEPLDIDIYARDDYYFQYRNPEFKALMAKIAVTLPEAERNALYKQAQEMLARDAVNGFLFILPKITVANAALDGMWTDWPLPVTPLAELRWR